DNA from Leptospira bandrabouensis:
GATTTTTTTGGAACCAGATGTTCCAATGATTTCCATTTCATTCACCCTTGAGGATGGAAATCTACTGGATACTATTATATCCTGGATCTCTCCCACACCTAAGTATTGTAAGTTTGTATTTACGAAATCAGGTTTCCATTTTTCTTCCCAAGAATACTGTTCCCCATCTTTGTCATATTCGGAAGGAACCGGTTTTAAATATTCTACGGGGCTTCCCCAAACATTTGTGGGATCTTCGGTATATCCACCAGCATTAGAATGGAAAAAACTTTGGATCGGTTGGCCTTTGTGAATGAGGATAAGACCTTCTGTTTCGAAAACTGCTTCTGTAGTATTTCGATGTTCTTTGTTTTTACCTTTATAAACTTGTGTATTGGTTGATGTATCCACATCAAACTCTTGTTTTTTGCGGTTTAACATTTCTCGCACCACATAAGTCCTTGCACAAATGGCTTGTGCTTTTAAAGCTTCTTTGGGCCAAGAGGCACTTACTTCTGAAGGAACGACTGATAAAAGATATTCTTCAATCGGTACTAAATTGATGATATAAACTTTTCCTTCGATGGGTTTGAGAAGAACCGATCCTCTGTAACTGACTCCCTTATATTCTAAAAACTGTGAATTGCTGTGAATGGAGATAGGTGCCTTGAGTACAGTAGGATTTAAAGATAGGAAGTCATAAGCCTTTTTGATGGTGAGGTCATTGGCATCTCGAACGATGATTTCACCCGAAGACTTAAATGTTTCTTCTTCAGTGGCATATCCAAGAAACACGCGAACTGGTTTGGATTTGAAATTGGATTCTTCTGGAGCCCAGTTGGTCACCATCACACTCGCACAACCGATTTGTCCTAAAATAACAAGACTGATGAATAAAATCGATTTTTGAATCTTCATAGTACCCTCCCTTCAATTTTCGGAAAAAATCCGAAATTGGTGAAGGGATTTATACTGACTTTCTTCGGAAGAAAAGCACTGATTCTGTGTGAGGTGTGTGCGGGTAAGGATCGATCAGAATCCCGTCTACAAAATCATACTTAGAAATAAAAACAGAAACATCCTCTTTTTGCGAGTAGGGATTACAAGAGACATAGAATATATACTCAGGTCCAAAGTCCCGAATCCATTGGTTTACTAATTTGCCCGCTCCTGCTCTAGGTGGATCTAAAATTAGGGTAGTGTTTTCCTTTGTTTTCAGTAGTTCTGTAGTCATAAACAAATTGGTGATTTGAAAGGAAAAAGATTTGTTTGGATGATTTTCTTGGAAAGTTTTCGAAGCTATCTCAATAGATGATTCTGTAAGTTCGTACCCATCTACATTTGTGAATGAATCACCATATAACAAAGAGAAGAAGCCATTCCCACAAAACAAATCGATTAGATTTTCGCTCGTTTTGGGTAACCTTTCTTTGATAAAGGAAAGGATCGGTAAAAATCCATTGGGATTGGGTTGGAAAAAAGAATCAAAAGGTATATGGAAAGTTTTTCCAAGAACCACTTCTTCAAATGTGGATTTCCCTCTTAAAATTTCGGGTCTTCCGAAAGCAGAGACTTCTGATTTTGGTCTGTTATAACAAAAGAGTAATGAGTCTTGAGTTAAAGATTCCAAACATTGGTTTCGAAATTGATCCATCAAAGTATGTGATTCATATCCATCAGTAAATGTAAAAATTAAAATTCCATCACCAGTATTCTGCGCTTTACGGATGGTGAGGTATTTCAGTCCACCTTCTTCTGATCTTCTGTCCCATATAACCTCTGGCATTTGGTTTAGTACATTTTGTACATCTTTTAGAGCTTGGTTTGCCCATGTCGATTGGATAGAACAATTGGAAATGGGTACTACTTTTCTAAAATTTCCGCGTTGTCTCTGTCCAATGGTGGGACCAGGAAATACAGAAAAATCCATACGAGATCTGTATTCATAAATTTTTTCTGATGGAAGTGGTCGTATAATGATTCCTAGGTCTTTATGAAAAGAGTTGATTATCGGTGTAAATTTTAGGTTTAATTGTTCTTCGTAGTTTATGTGTTGGCCTGTACATCCACCACATTCACCAAATACTTTACATTTTACAAGTTTCCAGTCGTGATTGCGAATGGTTTCCTGTATGCGTAATGACCTTTGTCTTGGTCTACGTTTTACATATTCCACATGTAATTCATCACCAGGATAAACAAAGAAAACATTCACCTTTTTTCCGTTAGGTGTGGTGACGATTCCAGAAAAGTCGGAATCTAAACTCTCTACAATGACTTTGTCCAATGTTTTCTACTTGCCAGTTCCTTTTGATTTTTATAGGATTTCCGACATGGTTTTTTCGAAAAGACTCTTTTCTTCCTGGATTTGTTTCCTATTTTTTACGGGATTTCTCTCAAACCTTTCTGCTCAAGTCCTCCTCACCAACCAAATTTTGGATTTGAGATCAGAAACCTCTTTTGGGCAATCGATCCATAAATGGAGTTTTAAACCGGGAGATTCTCCATTGGTTACAGAAGAGAAGGAAGATGATCTCTATTTAGATGAAGAATCTGGACAGACCAAGGCTTTACGTTTTCTCCATGCCCAACCAATTCTGGAAGAATCAGTTAGAAATGGTTGGATTTCCGGATTCCAAATCCAAACCGCTTGGGACAAGGTGAGGGACGGGGATGGAGAATTTTATTTCCCAGACTTCCATAAATATAGAGAAACCTATAAGGGTTATGGATGGTATAGAACAGAAATTCTGATTACAGAAGAGGACATACGTTCTAAATTCAAATCAAGAAACTTAACCCTTCGATTAGGACAAATTAGTCAAGCGGATGCAGTCTACTGGAATGGCAAATTCATTGGAGGAACAGGTCTTTTATTCGATACAGAAGAAGGATCTGAGTTAGAAGATAAATCTCTTTATAGTGATAAAATTAGGTTTTACCAAATACCCACAGACCAACTTAAAACTGATGAACCCAATGTTCTTGCCGTTCGTGTGTATGCTAAGTATCCATTGAGTCCGGGACTTTCTCATGATAAATTTTATATCTCTTCTGTAAAATATTCCGAACGTGCAGAGTATTGGAACGACTTTAAGAAAATTTTTGTAATTGTACTTACTTTGTTACTAGGAAGTTTTTATTTATACTGGCAATTTTTGTTTAGAAGTGAAGATGACGCTACCATTTACTTTGCGTTAGGTTCTATTTTTATGGCTTTGAATACTTTGTTTCAAAGCCAGATTATTTACTCTGTAATTGCCGATGGATTTTGGATCAAAAAAATAGAATATTTTGCTTGGATTGGACTCGTACACTTACTGTTTAACTTTATCGTTCGATTTGCTCACGTTCTGCAAGGTTGGATAAAAATTACCAACCGTTATATTGACGGTGCTGGTGTATTGTCAATGTTTGTGGTTCTTTTTTCTCCAAACCTATTGTTTCTTTCTAAATTTTTCTTTTATTGGAGTTTTGTCACCATCCTACTTGGTGGGGCATTATTCTATATCATTTTTCTCGGAAGGAAAGTTCCTTCGATAGGTACGGTGTCCCTCGGTTTTTGTGTTTTTGTTTTATTGATAATGAATGATGTGTTTGTGGAAATGCAATGGGAATGGTATCCAAGTCATACATTCCTAAAAGATTATGCTTTTGCAGCTTTTTCCATTTCGGTGGCATTATCCATTGTCAAGAATATGATTGATTCAAGAAGGCTTGTGGAAAAACAAAGAGAAGAAAAGGATCGTCTTTCTCGTTATTTTTCTCCTGCGGTCATGGAAACCATTGTTGCAGATAATATCAAGTTAGGTGGCGAAGAAAAACACATTGCTACTTTGTTTTCCGATATTGTAGGGTTTACAACATTTGCTGAAAAAAATCCACCAGGTGTTGTTTTACAAAATTTAAATACAATTTTTGAGTCCTTATCAGACTTAATTTTCCATTATTCTGCCACCCTAGATAAGTTTATTGGTGATGCCATTATGGCTTTTTGGGGAGCTCCGAAACAAACAGAACTTGATGCCTATCATGCCATTGCTTGTGCTGTGGATATGCAGAAAAAAATGGAGGAAATCAATCGTGAATTAGGTGTTCCACCTGGCACTTTCCGTTTGCGAATTGGTGTTAATTTTGGTGAGGCCATTGTCGGGAACATTGGTTCTGTCAAACGTATGGATTATACTGTGATTGGTGATGCAGTGAACACTGCTGCCAGATTAGAAAGCCATGGAATCCCAGGAAAAGTTGCTGTTTCGGAAGCGGCCTTTCTTGCAGCTGGGGGAGCGGAATACATTGAATTTGAAGACACCAAAGAGCTCACACTCAAAGGAAAAGTAGAACCTGTAAAAGTTTATTTTGTCACGAAGGTAAAACCAAGACCTGTTGTTTAAAGTTTGGGTTTTTGTGATAACCAAAACTTCCTTTCTTTTTCGGGTAGTTTTTCGATTGAATAACGAAGCATCGTTCGTGGCATTTTAGAAACATGAGACTTTAAGAAGTTTTTTAACACATTAGGGTCTCTGTTTCCAATTTCGCGTAACATCCATCCTGTGGCTTTGTGAATTAAATCATGTTTGTGAGATAAATAAGATTCACAATAACGTAAAGTATCTTCAAAGTCATCTTTCCTAATGAAATAAAATGTACTAAGAATCGCAATTCGGTTCTTCCATAGATTTTTTGATTTTTGTAATTGATCTAAGATCTTCCTACTACGTCTGAAAAAATACTCACCTAATATTTTATCAGCACTAGAATCTACTAAGTCCCAATTGTTGATGTATTTTGTATGGCGAAGATAAAAGTCTACGATTTCCTTTTTTTCTAATTCGTTACAAGTTTTGGATGTGAATTTCAAAACTAAAATCAAAAGGGTTGTGAGACGTACTTCATGAAAAGGTGAGGTGATAAGTGATTCTAAAGAGTTAAGATCGATATTTTTATAATATTTTTTTGCAATTTGTCTTTGGATAGGGACTGTAACTCCGAAGAACTTGTCTCCTTCACCATACTCTCCGGGTCCAACTTTAAAAAATTTGGGGAAAAATTCCGCCTTCTCTTTGTTACTTTCTCTTTTTAAATCAGAAATGATATTTTGTGAGATTTGTTTCATACGCCTAAAATTACAGTTAAGTTGGCATTAGTCATATTCTCTGCAACGGTCTCACATTCTTCCATACTTCCTTGAAAACAAACTGCTTTCCCATTTGTATGAGCCTCGATCGCAATTTTTTTAGCTTCTTTTTTCGTTTTGAAACAAATTTTCATGAGACAATCTTCTACATAAGAAAACTCATGAATCGAATCATTGAACAGAATGACGAAGTAGAAATAAATTGAATCAAAACTGGTTTTTGTTTCTTCTATTAATGATGGTTGGTTCTCTTCTGTCATGGAAAAAGTAAGTCAGAGTTTCCGCTCAGTTCATCAATATACTCCAAATAGGTATTCATTTTAAACTTCTTTTTTGTGGAATCTGAAGACATGAACCTTACGTTTCCGAATACATTTCGTTCGGGAAACCAAGGTCTATCAAAAAGTCCAAAACACCATAAAATTCCTGTATAAGAATTAGGATTTCTGCCATCATAAGCATATTTGTTATTTAGGTGTTCTAAAATTTGAAAGGCTTCTTCGTAAGTTTTTGTCCATTCAATTACTTTTTTCCCCCATAACATTCGCATATAATTATGCATCCTGCCTGTTTTTACGAGTTCTATCTGCGCTGCATTCCAAAGTTCATCGTGAGTTTTTGCAGATTCAAACTGCTCTAAAGTATAAAGATATTCCCTGGTATCAGATTTATGTTTTTTGAAATTAGATTTAACCCAATCTGGAAGATTTTCTAAAT
Protein-coding regions in this window:
- a CDS encoding SpoIID/LytB domain-containing protein; translated protein: MKIQKSILFISLVILGQIGCASVMVTNWAPEESNFKSKPVRVFLGYATEEETFKSSGEIIVRDANDLTIKKAYDFLSLNPTVLKAPISIHSNSQFLEYKGVSYRGSVLLKPIEGKVYIINLVPIEEYLLSVVPSEVSASWPKEALKAQAICARTYVVREMLNRKKQEFDVDTSTNTQVYKGKNKEHRNTTEAVFETEGLILIHKGQPIQSFFHSNAGGYTEDPTNVWGSPVEYLKPVPSEYDKDGEQYSWEEKWKPDFVNTNLQYLGVGEIQDIIVSSRFPSSRVNEMEIIGTSGSKKIKATEFRKKLGATKLKSTRFGIRKEDSGDYFVKGLGSGHGVGMSQWGSFAMAKSQFNHREILQHYFKGIEFARIVAR
- a CDS encoding class I SAM-dependent RNA methyltransferase; translated protein: MDKVIVESLDSDFSGIVTTPNGKKVNVFFVYPGDELHVEYVKRRPRQRSLRIQETIRNHDWKLVKCKVFGECGGCTGQHINYEEQLNLKFTPIINSFHKDLGIIIRPLPSEKIYEYRSRMDFSVFPGPTIGQRQRGNFRKVVPISNCSIQSTWANQALKDVQNVLNQMPEVIWDRRSEEGGLKYLTIRKAQNTGDGILIFTFTDGYESHTLMDQFRNQCLESLTQDSLLFCYNRPKSEVSAFGRPEILRGKSTFEEVVLGKTFHIPFDSFFQPNPNGFLPILSFIKERLPKTSENLIDLFCGNGFFSLLYGDSFTNVDGYELTESSIEIASKTFQENHPNKSFSFQITNLFMTTELLKTKENTTLILDPPRAGAGKLVNQWIRDFGPEYIFYVSCNPYSQKEDVSVFISKYDFVDGILIDPYPHTPHTESVLFFRRKSV
- a CDS encoding adenylate/guanylate cyclase domain-containing protein, producing MVFSKRLFSSWICFLFFTGFLSNLSAQVLLTNQILDLRSETSFGQSIHKWSFKPGDSPLVTEEKEDDLYLDEESGQTKALRFLHAQPILEESVRNGWISGFQIQTAWDKVRDGDGEFYFPDFHKYRETYKGYGWYRTEILITEEDIRSKFKSRNLTLRLGQISQADAVYWNGKFIGGTGLLFDTEEGSELEDKSLYSDKIRFYQIPTDQLKTDEPNVLAVRVYAKYPLSPGLSHDKFYISSVKYSERAEYWNDFKKIFVIVLTLLLGSFYLYWQFLFRSEDDATIYFALGSIFMALNTLFQSQIIYSVIADGFWIKKIEYFAWIGLVHLLFNFIVRFAHVLQGWIKITNRYIDGAGVLSMFVVLFSPNLLFLSKFFFYWSFVTILLGGALFYIIFLGRKVPSIGTVSLGFCVFVLLIMNDVFVEMQWEWYPSHTFLKDYAFAAFSISVALSIVKNMIDSRRLVEKQREEKDRLSRYFSPAVMETIVADNIKLGGEEKHIATLFSDIVGFTTFAEKNPPGVVLQNLNTIFESLSDLIFHYSATLDKFIGDAIMAFWGAPKQTELDAYHAIACAVDMQKKMEEINRELGVPPGTFRLRIGVNFGEAIVGNIGSVKRMDYTVIGDAVNTAARLESHGIPGKVAVSEAAFLAAGGAEYIEFEDTKELTLKGKVEPVKVYFVTKVKPRPVV
- a CDS encoding DNA alkylation repair protein; the protein is MKQISQNIISDLKRESNKEKAEFFPKFFKVGPGEYGEGDKFFGVTVPIQRQIAKKYYKNIDLNSLESLITSPFHEVRLTTLLILVLKFTSKTCNELEKKEIVDFYLRHTKYINNWDLVDSSADKILGEYFFRRSRKILDQLQKSKNLWKNRIAILSTFYFIRKDDFEDTLRYCESYLSHKHDLIHKATGWMLREIGNRDPNVLKNFLKSHVSKMPRTMLRYSIEKLPEKERKFWLSQKPKL
- a CDS encoding ATP-dependent Clp protease adaptor ClpS — its product is MTEENQPSLIEETKTSFDSIYFYFVILFNDSIHEFSYVEDCLMKICFKTKKEAKKIAIEAHTNGKAVCFQGSMEECETVAENMTNANLTVILGV